From Ignavibacterium sp.:
AATAATTCCCACTTTTACCTCCAGTCTTATTCAGCAATTTAATTTCGCTGATTATCATTGATTTATCAATCGCTTTACACATATCATAAACAGTTAAAGCTGCAATTGATACTGCTGTCAATGCTTCCATCTCAATTCCCGTTTGTGCATTTGTTTTTGCAAAAGATTTTATCTCGACAGTTTTATTTTTTGAGTTCAGCTTCAACTCAACATCTATTTTGGAAATAAAAATATTGTGGCAAAGCGGAATCAATTCGCTTGTTTTTTTAGCAGCTTGAATTCCGGCAAACTTTGCAATTGAAAGGACATCCCCTTTTTGAACTGTGTTGTTTTTAATTGCATTAATAATTTCTTTCGATACTTTCACTTCAGCAAAAGCTTCCGCTGTTCTGGTTGAAATTTCTTTTTCAGAAACATCAACCATTTCTGCTTTGCCTTTGCTGTTTACATGTGATAATTTTTTCATCCGCCGATACTCATCATATTATTTTGATTTAGTGTTGCCAATTCATCCGCACTCGGATGTTTCAACCATTTTGACTGCAGTGTACTTTGAATAAACCTAACAATTTCGTCATCTGAAATTGATTCATCTGCTAATAAAGATTTTAAACTTACTTCAGATGGATTTGAGAAGAGACAGTTTTTAATTTTTCCGCTTGCTGTAATGCGCAGACGATTACAACTATCGCAGAAATGATCTGAGATTGAACTGATAAATCCGACTTTTAATTTGGATTCATTAACAAAAAAATCTTTTGAGATTTTTCCATCGCTTTCAATTTCCGTCAGAGAATATTTTTCTTCTATCTGAGATTTCATTTCACTCCAGCTTAAAAATTTCGAATCATCCCATTGATTTCCAGTGAATGGCATATACTCAATAAACCGAAGTGTGATTGGATATGATTTGAAATATTCTACGAACTTAATCAATTCATCATCGTTTATGTTTTTGATTATAACAGCATTAACCTTTACTGATTTGAAATCAAGTGAAATTGATTTTCGAATGGCAGTAATTGTTTCATCAAAAAAATCTTTACCGGTTATTGCAATAAATTTTGTTTTGTTCAAAGTGTCGAGACTGATGTTGAGTCGCTCAACTCCATACTTTTTTAACCCATCAAGTTTATCAAGCAAATGAGTTCCGTTGGTTGTAATTCCAATTTCAAAATCATATTGCTGTTTGAGAGAAGAAATCATTTCAAAAAATTTCATTATATCTTTTCTGATTAGCGGTTCGCCGCCAGTGAAACGAATCTTCTTAACTTCCAAATCTTTGACAAGGACTTTAATTAAGCGATATAATTCTTCATAAAAGAGAATTGATTTGTTCGATTCATACTTTGCAAGTGTGTTCGATGGATTGCAGTAAATGCAGTTGAGATTGCATTTGTCAATCAGTGAAATGCGAACGTAATCGTGAATTCTGTTAAAGTTGTCTCTTAATTTCATATTATTTTTTTACCACAAAGAGCACAAAGTTCTTCACAAAGGAACACGAAGATTTTTCTTTGTGATACTTCGTGCCATCCTTTGTGATACTTCGTGGTTAAATGTCTTTCCTTCATAAAATAACTATCCCAATAATAGCTGCAATCAGCACAACATACGCCGGATGAAGTTTGAAAAAGATTATTAATGCAGCACCGACTGCAAGTAACACAAACTCCTGCAAATGATTTCCGTTCTTAACAGCATACTGATACATAATTGCCGCAATCATTCCGATTACAGCGTACTTAATTCCGTTGAATGCTTTCGTTACCAGAATATTTTTTTCATAGATCGAATAGACATAAGTACTCAACAGAATTAATATAGCCGGTGTAAAAATGTTGCCGAGATTCGCAGCAACAACTCCAAGAATTCCGGCAGTTTTGTAACCGGTATAAGTTGCAAACTTTATTGAAATTGCTCCGGGGAAAATTTCAACCATTCCGAGCACTTTTAGAAATTCATCGTGAGTTAACCACTGATGATTTTTCACAACTTCTTTTTCAATCAACGGAATTAATGAATAAGCTCCACCGAAAGAGAATGAACCAACTTTGATGAACGCCCAGAAAAGATTGACCAGACTTTCAATCATTTTTTACTCTCGATAATATCATCAATCCAGCTTAGCGCAGCCATCATTGAT
This genomic window contains:
- the moaC gene encoding cyclic pyranopterin monophosphate synthase MoaC, giving the protein MKKLSHVNSKGKAEMVDVSEKEISTRTAEAFAEVKVSKEIINAIKNNTVQKGDVLSIAKFAGIQAAKKTSELIPLCHNIFISKIDVELKLNSKNKTVEIKSFAKTNAQTGIEMEALTAVSIAALTVYDMCKAIDKSMIISEIKLLNKTGGKSGNYFTK
- the moaA gene encoding GTP 3',8-cyclase MoaA produces the protein MKLRDNFNRIHDYVRISLIDKCNLNCIYCNPSNTLAKYESNKSILFYEELYRLIKVLVKDLEVKKIRFTGGEPLIRKDIMKFFEMISSLKQQYDFEIGITTNGTHLLDKLDGLKKYGVERLNISLDTLNKTKFIAITGKDFFDETITAIRKSISLDFKSVKVNAVIIKNINDDELIKFVEYFKSYPITLRFIEYMPFTGNQWDDSKFLSWSEMKSQIEEKYSLTEIESDGKISKDFFVNESKLKVGFISSISDHFCDSCNRLRITASGKIKNCLFSNPSEVSLKSLLADESISDDEIVRFIQSTLQSKWLKHPSADELATLNQNNMMSIGG
- a CDS encoding chromate transporter, which translates into the protein MIESLVNLFWAFIKVGSFSFGGAYSLIPLIEKEVVKNHQWLTHDEFLKVLGMVEIFPGAISIKFATYTGYKTAGILGVVAANLGNIFTPAILILLSTYVYSIYEKNILVTKAFNGIKYAVIGMIAAIMYQYAVKNGNHLQEFVLLAVGAALIIFFKLHPAYVVLIAAIIGIVIL